A window of Theropithecus gelada isolate Dixy chromosome 14, Tgel_1.0, whole genome shotgun sequence contains these coding sequences:
- the LOC112607196 gene encoding olfactory receptor 10W1, with the protein MTWENHSVLMEFVFLAYPSCPELRILSFIGVSLVYGLIITGNILVVVSIHTEARLCTPMYYFLGSLSGIEICYTAVVVPHILANTLQSEKTITLLGCATQMTFFIALGSADCFLLAVMAYDRYVAICHPLQYPLLMTLTLCVHLVVASVVSGLFLSLQLVAFIFSLPFCQTRDIEHFFCDVPPVMHLVCAQSHIHEQSVLVAAILAIAVPFFLITTSYTFIVAAVLKIRSAAGRHRAFSTCSSHLTVVVLQYGCCAFMYLRPSSSYHPKQDQFISLVYTLGTPLLNPLIYALRNSEMKGAVGRVLTRNCLSQNS; encoded by the coding sequence ATGACCTGGGAAAATCACTCAGTGTTGATGGAATTTGTGTTCCTGGCCTATCCTTCCTGCCCAGAACTGCGTATTCTGTCCTTCATTGGGGTCAGCCTTGTTTATGGATTGATCATCACTGGGAACATCCTCGTTGTAGTGTCTATTCACACAGAAGCCCGTCTATGCACACCCATGTACTATTTTCTGGGCAGCCTTTCTGGGATTGAAATATGCTACACTGCAGTGGTGGTGCCCCATATCCTGGCCAACACCCTACAGTCAGAGAAGACCATCACCCTCCTGGGCTGTGCCACCCAGATGACTTTCTTCATTGCACTGGGCAGTGCTGATTGCTTCCTCTTGGCTGTCATGGCCTATGACCGCTATGTGGCCATTTGCCACCCCTTACAGTACCCTCTCCTCATGACATTGACTCTTTGTGTCCACTTGGTTGTGGCATCAGTCGTCAGTGGTCTGTTCTTGTCCTTACAACTGGTAGCCTTCATCTTCTCTCTGCCATTCTGCCAGACTCGGGACATTGAgcacttcttttgtgatgtgCCACCAGTCATGCATCTTGTTTGTGCTCAGAGTCATATTCATGAGCAGTCAGTGCTGGTGGCAGCCATACTAGCCATTGCTGTGCCTTTCTTCCTCATCACCACCTCCTACACCTTCATAGTGGCTGCTGTGCTCAAGATCCGCTCGGCTGCTGGCCGCCACCGGGCCTTCTCCACCTGCTCTTCCCACCTCACTGTGGTGGTGCTACAGTATGGCTGCTGTGCCTTCATGTACCTGCGCCCCAGCTCCAGCTACCACCCCAAGCAAGATCAGTTCATCTCACTGGTGTACACATTGGGAACCCCACTGCTCAACCCACTCATCTATGCCCTGAGGAACAGTGAGATGAAAGGGGCCGTAGGGAGAGTTCTTACCAGGAACTGCCTTTCCCAGAACAGCTAG